A region of Gemmatimonadota bacterium DNA encodes the following proteins:
- a CDS encoding Gfo/Idh/MocA family oxidoreductase — translation MSESYRVGIIGSGGMGGSHARHWTQKTRTDVVAVADVNERSARKLADEFDAKPYTDYERMLAEEACDIVSITTWQNVRAEITVKAAEAGAKGILGEKPMAASLAEADRMLEACARNDVRLAIGHQRRFTPQNVEARRLVLDGAIGTPTAMLRRDAHGLLNRGTHELDEMMYVLGDPGPAWVIGQVTRKTDRWERRVRCEDRCAAIIAFEGGIRGTYESDLPEPGLQGDVIYGTEGILKRGPEGTLLLLNRHAGDWQTITPPPVEVDQYDEFISWLDGRVEGHRNDGGTARLTMELMMAIYESARIRDVVELPLQTGDNPLDLMVEEGALPVEIHGRYDIRAPFPEQTN, via the coding sequence ATGTCCGAATCATATCGAGTCGGCATCATAGGCAGTGGAGGCATGGGCGGTTCACACGCCCGTCACTGGACGCAGAAAACACGGACCGACGTGGTCGCGGTGGCGGACGTCAACGAGCGCAGCGCCCGTAAACTGGCCGACGAATTCGACGCGAAGCCCTATACGGATTACGAGCGCATGCTGGCGGAAGAGGCCTGTGACATCGTCAGCATCACCACCTGGCAGAACGTCCGCGCCGAAATCACCGTGAAAGCGGCGGAAGCGGGCGCAAAGGGGATCCTGGGCGAAAAGCCCATGGCGGCCAGTCTCGCGGAGGCCGACCGCATGCTGGAAGCCTGCGCGCGAAACGACGTCAGGCTCGCCATCGGCCACCAGCGCCGGTTCACCCCGCAGAACGTGGAAGCGCGGCGTCTCGTGCTGGACGGCGCGATCGGAACGCCCACAGCCATGCTGCGCAGGGACGCCCACGGCCTGCTAAACAGGGGGACCCATGAGCTCGACGAGATGATGTACGTGCTGGGCGACCCCGGGCCGGCCTGGGTGATCGGCCAGGTTACGCGCAAGACGGACCGGTGGGAACGCCGGGTGAGGTGCGAGGACCGGTGCGCGGCGATCATCGCCTTCGAAGGCGGGATCAGGGGGACCTACGAGAGCGATCTGCCCGAACCCGGACTGCAGGGGGACGTCATTTACGGGACGGAAGGGATCTTGAAACGCGGCCCCGAAGGCACCCTGCTCCTGCTGAACCGCCATGCCGGCGACTGGCAGACCATCACGCCGCCACCGGTGGAGGTCGACCAGTACGACGAGTTCATTTCCTGGCTGGACGGCCGGGTCGAAGGGCACCGCAACGACGGTGGAACAGCCCGCCTGACCATGGAGCTCATGATGGCGATCTATGAATCCGCGCGCATCCGCGACGTGGTCGAACTGCCGCTGCAGACGGGAGACAATCCGCTGGACCTGATGGTAGAGGAGGGAGCGCTGCCCGTGGAGATACACGGCCGCTACGACATACGCGCGCCGTTTCCCGAACAGACGAACTGA
- the rsmI gene encoding 16S rRNA (cytidine(1402)-2'-O)-methyltransferase: MLYLVATPIGHLDDITLRALEVLRGVDIVLSEDTRRTGRLLKHYGISARQMAYHEHNEQRAVPKALAALQQGRDLALVTDAGTPGIADPGYRLVQAAIQADIPVSMAPGPSALIMALVLSGLPVHRFTFCGFPPRKPGARRRYLEADAEREDTLIYFESPHRVHALIASALEVFGDRRAALVNDLTKLHERVDRDLLSLLLEETRDRRLRGEFILLVEGRAG; the protein is encoded by the coding sequence ATGCTCTACCTGGTAGCCACGCCGATCGGCCATCTGGACGACATCACCCTCAGGGCGCTGGAAGTCCTGCGCGGCGTGGATATCGTACTCAGCGAAGATACGCGCAGGACCGGGCGCCTGCTCAAGCACTACGGGATCAGCGCCCGGCAGATGGCCTATCACGAGCACAACGAGCAGCGGGCCGTGCCCAAGGCCCTGGCAGCCTTGCAACAGGGCCGGGATCTCGCCCTGGTCACCGATGCGGGCACGCCCGGTATCGCCGATCCCGGCTATCGGCTCGTCCAGGCCGCTATCCAGGCCGACATACCCGTAAGCATGGCCCCGGGACCGAGTGCGCTGATTATGGCGCTGGTCCTCTCGGGCCTTCCGGTACACCGATTCACGTTCTGCGGATTTCCTCCCCGCAAACCCGGGGCCCGGCGCCGCTATCTGGAAGCGGACGCGGAACGCGAAGACACGCTCATCTACTTCGAGAGCCCCCACCGGGTGCACGCGCTCATCGCCTCCGCCCTGGAGGTGTTCGGGGACCGCAGGGCGGCTCTGGTGAACGACCTGACCAAGCTGCATGAGCGCGTAGACCGGGACTTGCTGTCCCTGCTGCTCGAAGAGACGAGAGACCGCCGGCTGCGGGGGGAATTCATCCTGCTGGTCGAGGGCCGGGCCGGGTAG
- a CDS encoding molybdenum cofactor guanylyltransferase encodes MTGREQVTGVILAGGLSSRFGSDKALSRFEGERLIQRLCKTVAAATDRVLLITNTPEDYAFLDLESGQDLVPRCGPIGGIYTALRTANTPLCLCVACDMPFIRPEFLEHMVGQSSGYDVVVPVNEGREEPLCAVYRDTCIPSIEDRIRARRYKITGFFESVRVRRLDPVGAGFHDADMFFNINNRTEYDEALKRLKGRRQSK; translated from the coding sequence GTGACCGGTAGAGAACAAGTTACAGGCGTCATCCTCGCAGGGGGGCTGAGCAGCCGGTTCGGTTCCGACAAGGCCCTGAGCCGGTTTGAAGGCGAACGGTTGATCCAAAGGCTATGCAAAACCGTCGCCGCGGCGACGGATCGGGTGTTGCTGATCACCAATACGCCGGAAGACTACGCCTTCCTCGACCTGGAAAGCGGCCAGGACCTGGTCCCCCGCTGCGGTCCTATCGGCGGCATCTACACCGCGCTCCGGACGGCGAATACGCCGCTGTGCCTGTGTGTCGCGTGCGACATGCCCTTCATCAGGCCCGAATTCCTGGAGCACATGGTCGGGCAGTCGTCCGGGTACGACGTCGTCGTCCCCGTGAACGAAGGCCGCGAGGAACCGCTGTGCGCGGTGTACCGGGACACCTGCATCCCCTCGATCGAGGACCGGATCAGGGCACGCAGGTACAAGATCACCGGATTCTTCGAATCGGTGCGCGTGCGTCGCCTGGATCCGGTAGGCGCGGGTTTCCACGACGCGGACATGTTCTTCAATATCAACAACCGGACGGAGTACGACGAGGCGTTGAAACGGCTGAAGGGCCGGCGGCAGTCAAAGTAG